AGGAAATGGAAGAAATAGAAATCAAGGAAGAGGTAAGCGACGTAAAATGTGAAAAATGCGGAGAATACATGGTTGTTAAAAAGGGTAGGTATGGAAAATTTCTAGCGTGCCCAAACTATCCTGAATGTAAGAATACTAAGCCATTGAAAGAAAAAGAAGCTGCTGAAGAGACTGATGAAGTATGTGAAGTATGCGGATCGATGATGCTTAAAAGAAAAGGGAGGTACGGAGAGTTCCTTGCGTGCTCAAATTATCCCAAGTGTAAAAACACTAAGCCTATTATAAAGACAATTGATGTAAATTGTCCTCTTTGCGGCGGTAAAATTGCAATTAAGTTTTCAAAAGCAGGCAGAAGGTTCTTTGGATGTTCAAATTATCCTGACTGCAAGTATATGTCATGGCTTGAACCTACAAACGAAAAATGCCCGAAATGTGGAGAGATGATGGTTATTAAGGACAGTAAGCCTACATGCATAAATAAAAACTGCATATAATATGTAAAACTGAATAAAATACGCAAAAATAATGTTGCCAAATAAAAAGGGCTGTGTTATACTTAACATAATTACGCACAGATTTAGATTATGCAAGAGTTGTGCCTAATGGTCTTTTGCATGAAATGATAATTCTGGAGGTAAAACAAAAGGAGGAAAAAAATATGTCTATTATAAGCATGAAAAAATTGCTTGAAGCAGGTGTTCACTTTGGTCATCAAACAAGAAGATGGAACCCTAAAATGGCAGAGTACATTTTTACAGAAAGAAATGGAATCTACATTATTGATTTACAGAAAACGAGTGATAAAGTGGATGAAGCTTACAACTTCGTTAAAGAGATGGTTTCAAACGGAGAGGAACTATTATTCGTAGGAACTAAGAAACAAGCTCAAGAGTCAACAAAATTGGAAGCAGCTAGATGCGGTATGCATTTTGTAAGTCAGAGATGGCTTGGAGGTATGCTTACAAACTACCAGACAATCAGGAAAAGAATTGATAAGTTAAATTCATTAAGAGCAATGGAAGCAGATGGAACATTTGATCTATTAACAAAAAAAGAAGTAATTAAGATCAAAAATGAAACTGAAAAACTTGAAAAATTCTTAGGCGGAATTAAAAATATGGATAAACTTCCGGGAGCATTGTTTGTCGTAGATCCTAGAAAGGAAAAAATTGCTGTAGAAGAAGCAAAGAAATTAGGCATTCCGGTTGTAGCCATAGTTGATACAAACTGTGACCCTGATGAGATTGATTATGTAATACCAGGCAATGATGATGCTATAAGAGCAGTAAAATTATTGACTGCTACTATGGCTGATGCTGTACTTGAAGGGAAACAAGGAGTTCAGATGGAAGAAGAACCTGAAGTCGAAGTAACAGAAGAAGAATTGGAAAAAGTTGAAGAAAAATCTGTAGAAGAATAAAAATAATTTATAATAATAAAGTAAGGGGTTAGGAATTTTTTCCTTACGCCTTGCTTTTTAAATTTTGGAGGGAAAAATGGAAATAACAGCTTCAATGGTAAAAGAACTAAGAGAAAAATCCAATGCAGGCATGATGGACTGCAAAAAAGCATTACAAGAAACAGGCGGGGACATAGACAAGGCAATAGATTATTTAAGAGAAAAAGGGCTTTCTAAGGCTTCTAAAAAAGCTGACAGAATTGCTGCTGAAGGCTTAACTACAGCATTAGTTTCAGAATACGGCAAAAAAGGTGTCCTGGTAGAAGTTAACTCAGAAACTGATTTCGTTGCTAAAAACGAAGAATTTAAGAGTTTTGTACAGATGGTGGCTAAGACCGCTCTGGATACTGAACCTGCTGATATTGAAGCTTTAAATGCGGTAAAAGTTGACGGAGGAAAAACTCTTAAGGAAACATTGACTGACAAAATAGCAAAAATAGGCGAAAATATGTCAATCAGAAGATTTGTTATTGAAAAAGTTAATGAAGGCAGAGTTGTTTCTTATATTCATGCTGGCGGAAAAATATCTGTAATAGTAGCGCTTGAATCTGAAGGCGATACGGAAGCTCTTGAAGTTTTAGGAAAAGACCTGGCAATGCAGGTAGCAGCAATGAATCCAAAATACATATCTACAGATGATGTTGATGCGGAATTTATAGCTCATGAAAAAGAAATATTAATAGCACAGGCATTAAACGAAGGAAAACCTCAAAATATAGTTGAAAAAATGGTTGAAGGAAGACTTCATAAAGAACTTAAAGAAGTATGCTTGTTAGAACAGCCTTTTGTTAAAGACGGAGATATAACTGTTAAAAAATATATCGAAAACACTTCAAAG
Above is a window of Sedimentibacter sp. MB35-C1 DNA encoding:
- the tsf gene encoding translation elongation factor Ts codes for the protein MEITASMVKELREKSNAGMMDCKKALQETGGDIDKAIDYLREKGLSKASKKADRIAAEGLTTALVSEYGKKGVLVEVNSETDFVAKNEEFKSFVQMVAKTALDTEPADIEALNAVKVDGGKTLKETLTDKIAKIGENMSIRRFVIEKVNEGRVVSYIHAGGKISVIVALESEGDTEALEVLGKDLAMQVAAMNPKYISTDDVDAEFIAHEKEILIAQALNEGKPQNIVEKMVEGRLHKELKEVCLLEQPFVKDGDITVKKYIENTSKTIGKAIKVAAIQRFEVGEGLEKKSENFAEEVAKQMGK
- the rpsB gene encoding 30S ribosomal protein S2 — its product is MSIISMKKLLEAGVHFGHQTRRWNPKMAEYIFTERNGIYIIDLQKTSDKVDEAYNFVKEMVSNGEELLFVGTKKQAQESTKLEAARCGMHFVSQRWLGGMLTNYQTIRKRIDKLNSLRAMEADGTFDLLTKKEVIKIKNETEKLEKFLGGIKNMDKLPGALFVVDPRKEKIAVEEAKKLGIPVVAIVDTNCDPDEIDYVIPGNDDAIRAVKLLTATMADAVLEGKQGVQMEEEPEVEVTEEELEKVEEKSVEE